A window of Mycolicibacterium holsaticum DSM 44478 = JCM 12374 genomic DNA:
CGGTGACCCGTCGATCTACAGCGCGCTGGCCGAACAGTGCCGGCGCCTCGACGCGCTGGGCATCGGCTACGAGATCGTGCCCGGCGTGCCCGCGTTCGCCGCGGCGGCCGCCGCGCTGGGCCGTGAGCTGACGGTCCCCGGTGTCGCCCAGACGATCACGCTGACCCGGGTGGCGACGCTGTCGACCGCGATGCCGCCGGGCGAGGACCTGCAGACGCTGTCGAAATCCGGTGCGACGCTGGTGCTGCACCTGGCCGCCGCGCAGGTCGACTCGATCGTGCCGGAACTGCTCGCAGGCGGATACCGACCCGAAACACCCTGCGCGGTCGTGGCGTTCGCCTCCTGGCCCCAAGAGCAGGTCATCCGGTGCACGCTGGCAGATCTCGCCGAACGCACGCACGACGCCGGGATCAGCCGCACCGCGGTGATCGTCGTCGGCGACGTGCTCGGCGCCGAGGGCTTCGCCGACAGCTACCTGTACTCGTCGGGACGCGTGCGCAGGGGCAGGCACTGATGCGGATCCTGTTGCTGGGTGGCACCTCAGAGGCCCGCGCGCTGGCCGCCCGACTGCATCCGGACGTCGAGGTGATCAGCTCGCTGGCCGGCCGGGTGCCCGACCCCGCGCTGCCGGTCGGCCAGGTCCGGATCGGCGGGTTCGGCGGGGTGGCGGGGCTGCGGCGCTGGCTGCGCGACCATGCGGTCGACGCCGTCGTCGACGCCACCCACCCGTACGCCGCGACGATGACCGCGCACGCCGCCCAGGTGTGCGCCGAACTCGAGGTGCCCCATCTGCTGCTGGCCCGCCCCGCCTGGCCGCCCGGCGCGGCGATCCTGGTTGGCTCCGATACGCAGGCGGCGAAAACGGTTGCCGACAACGGTTATTCGCGGGTCTTCCTGACCACCGGCCGCTCAGGTATCGGCGCGTTC
This region includes:
- the cobM gene encoding precorrin-4 C(11)-methyltransferase, which produces MTVYFIGAGPGAADLITVRGQRLLSRCPVCLYAGSIMPEDLLALCPADARVVDTGPLTLEQIVAELADADAAGLDVARLHSGDPSIYSALAEQCRRLDALGIGYEIVPGVPAFAAAAAALGRELTVPGVAQTITLTRVATLSTAMPPGEDLQTLSKSGATLVLHLAAAQVDSIVPELLAGGYRPETPCAVVAFASWPQEQVIRCTLADLAERTHDAGISRTAVIVVGDVLGAEGFADSYLYSSGRVRRGRH
- a CDS encoding cobalt-precorrin-6A reductase — encoded protein: MRILLLGGTSEARALAARLHPDVEVISSLAGRVPDPALPVGQVRIGGFGGVAGLRRWLRDHAVDAVVDATHPYAATMTAHAAQVCAELEVPHLLLARPAWPPGAAILVGSDTQAAKTVADNGYSRVFLTTGRSGIGAFAHLNAWFLIRAVTAPEPADLPPRHHVVLSRGPYRYDDELALLREHRIDALVTKNSGGPMTRPKLDAAADLGVAVVMVDRPPLPAGVRTVSTVDDAVQWVRAM